From one Bradyrhizobium sp. Ash2021 genomic stretch:
- the sufB gene encoding Fe-S cluster assembly protein SufB has protein sequence MAAVQETVDRVRRIDVDQYRYGFETLIESDKAPKGLSEDTVRFISAKKSEPAWMLEWRLEAYRRWLTMTEPTWARVNYPKIDYQDLYYYSAPKPKKQVASLDEIDPEILKTYEKLGIPLREVEVLEGVVRPEGERRIAVDAVFDSVSVATTFQKELKQAGVIFMPISEAIREHPELVKKYLGTVVPTSDNYFATLNSAVFSDGSFVYVPPGVRCPMELSTYFRINERNTGQFERTLIIADKGAYVSYLEGCTAPQRDENQLHAAVVELVTLDDAEIKYSTVQNWYPGNSEGVGGIYNFVTKRGDCRGNNSKISWTQVETGSAITWKYPSCILRGDNSRGEFYSIAISNGHQQVDSGTKMIHLGKNTTSRIISKGIAAGVSQNTYRGLVTAHRKATGARNFTACDSLLIGDKCGAHTVPYVEAKNSSALFEHEATTSKISEDVLFYCVQRGLSQEEAVGLVVNGFVKDVLQQLPMEFAVEAQKLISISLEGSVG, from the coding sequence ATGGCTGCCGTACAAGAGACGGTCGACCGCGTCAGGCGGATCGACGTCGATCAATATCGATATGGATTCGAGACACTTATCGAGTCCGACAAGGCCCCCAAGGGGCTGTCAGAAGACACCGTCCGCTTCATTTCCGCAAAGAAGAGCGAGCCGGCCTGGATGCTGGAATGGCGTCTGGAGGCCTATCGGCGCTGGCTGACCATGACCGAGCCGACCTGGGCGCGGGTCAACTACCCCAAGATCGATTACCAGGATCTCTATTACTACTCGGCACCGAAGCCGAAGAAGCAGGTCGCCTCGCTCGACGAGATCGATCCGGAAATCCTGAAAACCTACGAAAAGCTCGGCATTCCCCTGCGCGAGGTCGAGGTGCTGGAAGGCGTCGTGCGCCCCGAAGGCGAACGCAGGATTGCGGTCGACGCGGTGTTTGATTCGGTTTCGGTGGCGACGACCTTCCAGAAGGAGCTGAAGCAGGCCGGCGTGATCTTCATGCCGATCTCGGAGGCAATCCGCGAGCATCCGGAGCTGGTGAAGAAGTATCTCGGCACGGTCGTGCCGACCTCGGACAATTATTTCGCGACGCTGAATTCGGCGGTGTTTTCGGACGGCTCGTTCGTCTACGTGCCGCCGGGTGTGCGCTGCCCGATGGAGCTGTCGACCTATTTCCGCATCAATGAGCGCAACACCGGCCAGTTCGAGCGCACGCTGATCATCGCCGACAAGGGCGCCTATGTCAGCTATCTCGAAGGCTGCACAGCGCCGCAGCGCGACGAGAACCAGCTGCACGCCGCCGTGGTCGAGCTGGTCACGCTCGACGACGCCGAGATCAAATATTCGACGGTGCAGAACTGGTACCCCGGCAACTCCGAAGGTGTCGGCGGCATCTACAATTTCGTCACCAAGCGCGGCGACTGCCGCGGCAACAATTCGAAGATCTCCTGGACCCAGGTCGAGACGGGATCGGCGATCACCTGGAAATATCCGAGCTGCATTCTCCGCGGTGATAATTCCCGCGGCGAGTTCTACTCGATCGCGATTTCGAACGGCCACCAGCAGGTCGATAGCGGCACCAAGATGATCCATCTCGGCAAGAACACGACGAGCCGGATCATCTCCAAGGGCATCGCCGCCGGTGTCTCGCAAAACACCTATCGCGGCCTCGTCACTGCCCACCGCAAGGCAACCGGCGCGCGCAATTTCACCGCCTGCGATTCGTTGCTGATCGGCGACAAATGCGGCGCGCACACCGTGCCGTACGTGGAAGCCAAGAATTCATCGGCGCTGTTCGAGCACGAGGCGACCACGTCGAAGATCTCGGAAGACGTGCTGTTCTACTGCGTGCAGCGCGGGCTCAGCCAGGAAGAAGCTGTCGGCCTCGTGGTCAACGGCTTTGTGAAGGACGTGCTGCAGCAACTGCCGATGGAATTCGCGGTGGAAGCGCAGAAGCTGATCTCGATTTCGCTGGAAGGCAGTGTGGGGTGA
- the sufC gene encoding Fe-S cluster assembly ATPase SufC has protein sequence MSLLEVKNLQVRVEEREILHGLSLTVNLGEVHAIMGPNGSGKSTLSHVIAGKPGYEVTGGEILFRGEDLLEMSPDQRAAKGVFLAFQYPVEIPGVATMNFLRTALNAQRKARGESEFSTPDFLKKVREVAARLNIPQEMLRRGVNVGFSGGEKKRNEILQMALFEPAVCILDEMDSGLDIDALRVAADGVNALRSPERAMVVITHYQRLLNYIVPDFVHVMSKGRVVKSGGKELALELEASGYAQFEDAA, from the coding sequence ATGTCACTACTCGAAGTCAAAAATCTGCAGGTCCGTGTCGAGGAGCGGGAAATTCTCCACGGGCTGTCGCTCACGGTGAACCTGGGCGAGGTGCACGCGATCATGGGGCCAAACGGCTCCGGCAAATCGACGCTGAGCCACGTCATCGCCGGCAAACCGGGTTACGAAGTCACCGGCGGCGAGATCCTGTTCAGGGGCGAGGACCTGCTGGAAATGTCGCCGGACCAGCGCGCCGCCAAGGGCGTGTTCCTGGCGTTCCAGTATCCGGTCGAAATTCCCGGCGTCGCCACCATGAATTTCCTGCGCACCGCGCTGAACGCGCAGCGCAAGGCGCGCGGCGAGAGCGAATTCTCCACGCCGGACTTTCTGAAGAAAGTGCGTGAGGTCGCGGCACGGCTGAACATTCCGCAGGAAATGCTCCGCCGCGGCGTCAATGTCGGCTTTTCCGGCGGTGAGAAGAAGCGCAACGAGATCCTGCAGATGGCGCTGTTCGAGCCTGCCGTCTGCATCCTCGATGAGATGGATTCCGGCCTCGACATCGACGCGCTGCGGGTCGCCGCCGACGGCGTCAACGCGCTGCGCTCGCCGGAGCGCGCCATGGTCGTGATCACGCACTACCAGCGGCTGCTGAACTACATCGTGCCCGATTTCGTGCACGTGATGTCGAAGGGCCGCGTCGTCAAAAGCGGCGGCAAGGAACTGGCGCTGGAGCTCGAGGCTTCCGGCTACGCCCAGTTCGAAGATGCAGCCTGA
- the sufD gene encoding Fe-S cluster assembly protein SufD has product MNVVVAKTETGRAMSDAFEIARDRLAGTGNVADHRRQAFDAYDREGLPHRRIEDWKYTDLRALMREVLPLAPAPDGPALTRAGSALKLHAIAGARRLVLVDGVFAPKLSELGNPEKGLGIRTLREALEAGDAALHTQLFAPDNSNPMVALNSAMMTDGMVIDVADGAVLTEPLHIVHIASGGTPAAMFTRSMLRLGKDTGATLVESYIAADGAKAYQAHDSLIVSIGNHARLDHVRLVEDGRDAFNISSAVVTLGAHAHFNTFGMTSGANLSRYQATIAFAGEGSRVETNGVNLLNGRQHADTTLFLDHAVPHCDSREVFRAVVDDRGHSVFQGRIVVRPKAQKTDAKMMTRALLLSDEAEADNKPELEIFADDVTCGHGATTGALDESLLFYLRARGLSEKEAQALLIQAFVGEAIESIANDTLRELAIAAAQRWLEARG; this is encoded by the coding sequence ATGAACGTTGTTGTGGCAAAGACCGAAACCGGACGTGCGATGAGCGATGCTTTCGAGATCGCGCGCGACCGGCTTGCCGGTACCGGCAATGTCGCCGATCACAGACGGCAGGCTTTTGACGCCTACGACCGCGAGGGCCTGCCGCACCGGCGGATCGAAGACTGGAAATATACCGATCTGCGCGCGCTGATGCGCGAGGTGCTGCCGCTCGCGCCGGCACCCGACGGCCCGGCGCTCACCCGCGCCGGTTCCGCATTGAAGCTGCATGCGATCGCGGGCGCGCGGCGGCTGGTGTTGGTGGACGGCGTGTTTGCGCCAAAGCTGTCCGAACTCGGCAATCCCGAAAAGGGACTTGGCATTCGCACTCTGCGCGAGGCGCTGGAAGCCGGCGATGCCGCGCTGCACACGCAGCTGTTTGCGCCCGACAATTCCAATCCGATGGTCGCGCTCAACAGCGCGATGATGACGGACGGAATGGTGATCGACGTCGCCGATGGTGCTGTGCTGACGGAGCCGCTGCATATCGTCCACATCGCCAGCGGCGGCACGCCGGCGGCGATGTTTACGCGTTCGATGCTGCGCCTCGGCAAGGACACCGGCGCCACGCTGGTGGAGAGCTATATCGCTGCCGATGGGGCCAAAGCCTATCAGGCGCACGATTCCCTGATCGTCTCGATCGGTAACCATGCGCGGCTCGACCATGTTCGCCTGGTCGAGGATGGCCGCGACGCCTTCAACATTTCTTCCGCCGTCGTCACGCTCGGCGCGCATGCGCATTTCAATACGTTTGGCATGACCTCGGGCGCGAATCTCAGCCGCTATCAGGCGACCATCGCGTTCGCGGGCGAGGGCTCGCGGGTCGAGACCAACGGCGTCAATTTGCTCAACGGCCGCCAGCACGCCGACACCACGCTGTTCCTGGATCACGCGGTGCCGCATTGCGACAGCCGGGAAGTTTTCCGTGCGGTTGTCGACGACCGCGGCCATTCGGTGTTCCAGGGCCGCATCGTCGTGCGCCCCAAGGCGCAGAAGACCGACGCCAAGATGATGACCCGGGCGCTGCTGTTGTCCGACGAGGCCGAGGCCGACAACAAGCCGGAGCTGGAAATCTTTGCCGACGACGTCACCTGCGGTCATGGCGCCACCACCGGCGCGCTGGACGAGAGCCTGCTGTTCTACCTGCGCGCACGCGGCCTGTCCGAGAAGGAAGCCCAGGCGCTGCTGATCCAGGCTTTTGTCGGCGAGGCCATCGAGTCCATCGCCAACGACACCTTGCGAGAACTCGCGATCGCGGCGGCGCAGCGCTGGTTGGAGGCGAGGGGGTGA
- a CDS encoding cysteine desulfurase, which produces MTMHPAVLNGSYDVARVREDFPALALKVYGKPLVYLDNAASAQKPNAVLDRMTEAYKREYANVHRGLHYLANAATEAYEGGRAKVAKFLNAGRSEEIVFTRNATEAINLVASSWGEPNIGEGDEIVLSIMEHHSNIVPWHFLRERHGAVIKWAPVDDEGNFLIDEFEKLLGPRTKLVAITQMSNALGTIVPVKDVVKLAHARGIPVLVDGSQAAVHLAIDVQDIDADFYVFTGHKLYGPTGIGVLYAKHDLLVAMRPYNGGGEMIREVTRDWVTYGDPPHKFEAGTPAIVESIGLGAAIDYVNSIGKERIAAHENDLLTYAQERLREINSLRLIGTAKGKGPVISFEMKGAHPHDVATVIDRQGIAVRAGTHCVMPLLERFNVTATCRASFGMYNTREEVDHLAQALIKARELFS; this is translated from the coding sequence GTGACCATGCATCCGGCGGTCCTGAACGGCTCTTATGACGTCGCCCGCGTGCGGGAGGATTTCCCGGCGCTGGCCCTGAAGGTCTATGGCAAGCCGCTGGTCTATCTCGACAACGCCGCCTCCGCGCAGAAGCCGAATGCCGTGCTCGATCGCATGACCGAGGCTTACAAACGCGAATACGCCAACGTACATCGCGGGCTGCATTACCTCGCCAATGCCGCCACCGAAGCTTATGAAGGCGGCCGCGCCAAGGTGGCAAAATTCCTCAACGCTGGCCGCAGCGAAGAGATCGTCTTCACCCGCAACGCCACCGAGGCCATCAACCTCGTGGCGTCGTCCTGGGGCGAGCCGAATATCGGCGAGGGCGACGAGATCGTCCTCTCGATCATGGAGCACCATTCCAACATCGTGCCCTGGCATTTCCTCCGGGAGCGTCACGGCGCCGTCATCAAATGGGCGCCGGTCGATGACGAAGGCAATTTCCTGATCGACGAGTTCGAGAAGCTGCTCGGCCCGCGCACCAAACTGGTCGCGATCACGCAGATGTCGAACGCGCTCGGCACCATCGTGCCGGTCAAGGACGTGGTGAAGCTCGCGCATGCCCGCGGCATTCCGGTACTGGTCGACGGCAGCCAGGCCGCCGTGCATCTTGCGATCGACGTGCAGGATATCGACGCGGATTTCTACGTCTTCACTGGCCACAAGCTGTACGGCCCGACCGGAATCGGCGTGCTCTATGCCAAGCACGATCTGCTCGTCGCGATGCGCCCGTACAATGGCGGTGGCGAGATGATCCGCGAGGTCACAAGGGACTGGGTCACCTATGGCGACCCGCCGCACAAATTCGAGGCCGGCACGCCCGCGATCGTGGAATCGATCGGGCTGGGGGCTGCGATCGACTACGTCAATTCGATCGGCAAGGAGCGCATCGCCGCCCACGAGAACGATCTCCTGACCTACGCGCAAGAGCGCCTGCGCGAAATCAATTCGCTGCGCCTGATCGGCACCGCAAAGGGCAAGGGACCGGTGATCTCGTTCGAGATGAAGGGCGCCCATCCCCACGATGTCGCGACCGTGATCGACCGGCAGGGCATTGCGGTGCGCGCCGGCACCCATTGCGTGATGCCGCTTTTAGAGCGGTTCAATGTCACAGCCACCTGCCGCGCGTCGTTTGGGATGTATAATACAAGAGAAGAAGTCGACCATCTGGCACAGGCGCTGATCAAGGCGCGGGAATTGTTTTCATGA
- a CDS encoding SUF system Fe-S cluster assembly protein, whose product MTDIAEIKTANMETISALPPEETERLGGEIVAALKTVFDPEIPADIYELGLIYKVDLKDDRGVDVMMTLTTPNCPAAGELPTMVENAIASVPGVGVVNVNLVWDPAWTPDRMSDEARLVLNMW is encoded by the coding sequence ATGACCGACATAGCCGAAATCAAAACCGCCAATATGGAGACCATCTCGGCGCTGCCGCCGGAGGAGACCGAGCGGCTCGGCGGCGAGATCGTGGCCGCGTTGAAGACGGTGTTCGATCCGGAAATTCCGGCCGATATCTATGAGCTCGGCCTGATCTACAAGGTCGACCTCAAGGACGACCGCGGCGTCGACGTCATGATGACGCTGACCACGCCGAACTGTCCGGCGGCCGGCGAATTGCCGACCATGGTGGAGAACGCGATCGCCAGTGTTCCCGGCGTCGGCGTCGTCAATGTCAATCTGGTGTGGGACCCGGCTTGGACGCCGGACCGGATGTCCGACGAGGCCCGCCTCGTCCTCAATATGTGGTGA
- a CDS encoding iron-sulfur cluster assembly accessory protein → MTDMTPASPTPAAKPKPRPRPQVMKLTEAAAQRITELTRRADSEIVGLRVGIKNGGCAGQSYTVEYAHEVRPTDEVVEDKGVKILVDPKAVLFLLGTEMDYKADKMQSQFIFNNPNQTGACGCGESVQLTPAKL, encoded by the coding sequence ATGACTGACATGACACCCGCTTCACCTACACCCGCCGCCAAGCCGAAGCCGCGGCCGCGCCCGCAGGTCATGAAACTGACCGAAGCCGCCGCCCAGCGGATCACGGAACTGACCAGGCGCGCCGATTCCGAAATCGTCGGCCTCCGCGTCGGGATCAAGAATGGCGGCTGCGCCGGGCAGTCCTACACCGTGGAATACGCCCACGAGGTACGCCCCACCGACGAGGTCGTCGAGGACAAGGGCGTCAAGATCCTGGTCGATCCCAAGGCGGTGCTGTTCCTGCTCGGCACCGAGATGGACTACAAGGCCGACAAGATGCAGTCGCAGTTCATCTTCAACAACCCGAACCAGACCGGCGCCTGCGGTTGCGGCGAGTCGGTGCAACTGACGCCGGCGAAGCTTTAA
- a CDS encoding TfoX/Sxy family protein: MDRDFLIDLFADFGPVTIRKMFSGFGISADGTNFALALRAGLYFRADEQSIPQFEAEGSRPFQYQTRAKTVTVNSYWQLPARLFDDSEELADWARAALAAAQRAALRKRPKARKAAKPPAKKALVKKPVAKKKNPAKRKGSSS, from the coding sequence ATGGACCGCGATTTCCTGATCGACCTGTTTGCGGATTTCGGCCCGGTGACCATCAGGAAGATGTTCTCCGGCTTCGGCATCTCCGCCGACGGCACCAATTTCGCGCTGGCGCTGCGCGCCGGACTTTACTTCCGTGCCGACGAACAGAGCATTCCGCAATTCGAGGCCGAGGGTTCAAGGCCGTTTCAATATCAGACGCGGGCCAAGACCGTCACGGTGAACTCGTACTGGCAATTGCCGGCGCGCCTGTTCGATGATTCCGAAGAACTGGCGGATTGGGCGAGGGCGGCGCTGGCAGCCGCGCAGCGCGCGGCGTTGCGCAAGCGCCCGAAGGCGCGCAAGGCGGCGAAGCCGCCAGCCAAGAAGGCTTTGGTTAAAAAGCCCGTGGCGAAAAAGAAGAATCCTGCGAAGAGAAAGGGGTCGTCATCCTGA
- a CDS encoding GGDEF domain-containing protein, with amino-acid sequence MVKLLDEHERTLAFAEVALGQIKSLRQTAVPRNYEIWYVYATGYNAPLNKIINETLARNGRLSEADLEQIYETYLSHIKTSDRIDKVGARVIGEIDDVMNLITEALGMSASYDASLSGASQKLSDAKQPDQIKAVIEQLVKSTRDMRDTNKALENRLSLSKTEISNLQHSLEAIRAESLTDPLTGLGNRKYFDRSIEMAVQTALATGEPLSLLMFDIDHFKSFNDSYGHLTGDQVLRLVGMSLKQTIKGQDITARYGGEEFAVVLPNTALRQALTVADHIRRAVMAKELKKKSTGEILGRVTISVGVSMLKPGDDTDSLIERADACLYAAKRNGRNRVICEADPEYAAETRSQVA; translated from the coding sequence GTGGTGAAGCTGCTGGACGAACACGAGCGCACGCTGGCCTTCGCCGAAGTCGCGTTGGGCCAGATCAAATCGCTCCGGCAGACCGCTGTCCCCCGCAACTATGAAATCTGGTACGTCTACGCCACCGGCTACAATGCCCCCCTCAACAAGATCATCAACGAGACGCTGGCGCGCAACGGCAGGCTGAGCGAAGCCGACCTCGAACAGATCTACGAGACCTACCTCTCCCACATCAAAACCTCCGACCGCATCGACAAGGTCGGCGCGCGCGTGATCGGTGAAATCGACGACGTGATGAACCTCATCACCGAGGCGCTCGGGATGTCGGCGAGCTACGACGCCAGCCTGAGCGGCGCCAGCCAGAAACTCTCCGATGCCAAGCAGCCTGACCAGATCAAGGCGGTGATCGAACAACTGGTGAAGTCGACCCGCGACATGCGCGACACCAACAAGGCGCTGGAAAACCGGCTGTCGCTGTCGAAGACCGAAATCAGCAACCTCCAGCACAGTCTCGAGGCCATCCGCGCCGAGAGCCTGACCGATCCGCTCACCGGGCTCGGCAACCGCAAATATTTCGACCGCTCGATCGAGATGGCGGTGCAGACCGCGCTTGCCACCGGCGAGCCGTTGTCGCTTCTGATGTTCGATATCGACCACTTCAAATCGTTCAACGATTCCTACGGCCACCTCACCGGCGATCAGGTGCTGCGGCTGGTCGGCATGTCGCTGAAGCAAACCATCAAGGGCCAGGATATCACCGCGCGCTATGGCGGCGAGGAATTCGCGGTCGTGCTGCCCAACACCGCGCTGCGCCAGGCGCTGACGGTCGCCGATCACATTCGCCGCGCGGTGATGGCGAAGGAATTGAAGAAGAAGTCCACCGGCGAAATCCTGGGCCGGGTCACGATCTCGGTCGGCGTCTCCATGCTGAAGCCGGGAGATGACACGGATTCACTGATCGAACGCGCCGACGCGTGCCTCTACGCCGCCAAGCGCAACGGCCGCAACCGCGTGATCTGCGAAGCCGACCCCGAATACGCCGCCGAGACCCGCAGCCAGGTGGCTTGA
- a CDS encoding DEAD/DEAH box helicase, translating to MSFSHLGLSDKVLAAVAATGYTTPTPIQEQAIPHVLARRDVLGIAQTGTGKTAAFVLPMLTLLEKGRARARMPRTLILEPTRELAAQVKEQFDKYGAGQKLNVALLIGGVSFGDQDSKLTRGVDVLIATPGRLLDHTERGGLLLTGVELLVIDEADRMLDMGFIPDIERVCKLVPFTRQTLFFTATMPPEIARITETFLHNPQKIEVSRPATTAVGVSQFQVSVGREPHEKRDVLRRLLRDAKDLNNAIIFCNRKREVAVVYKSLQKHGFSVGALHGDMDQSARTAALDQFRKGEIPLLVASDVAARGLDIPAVSHIFNFDVPHHADDYVHRIGRTGRAGRTGTAISMVTSLDHKSIVAIEKLIGQAIPKAEGDFSVRTESSDEEPRQSRGRERSREGSREGSREGSRDQAREGSREGSRGGRNKPRREREPRRASGSGRDPKPQPDAPVEAFTPPTPAPASRVPSIGRAEPRRTQREPDAEPADHSHLPAFLLRPVRARV from the coding sequence ATGTCTTTTTCCCATCTCGGTCTTTCCGACAAGGTGCTCGCCGCAGTTGCGGCCACCGGTTACACCACCCCGACCCCCATTCAGGAACAGGCGATCCCCCACGTTCTGGCCCGCCGCGACGTTCTCGGCATCGCCCAGACCGGCACCGGCAAGACCGCTGCCTTCGTCCTTCCGATGCTCACGCTGCTGGAAAAGGGCCGCGCCCGGGCCCGAATGCCCCGCACCCTCATCCTGGAGCCGACCCGCGAACTCGCTGCCCAGGTCAAGGAACAGTTCGACAAATACGGCGCCGGACAAAAGCTCAACGTCGCGCTGTTGATCGGCGGCGTCTCGTTCGGCGATCAGGATAGCAAATTGACGCGCGGCGTCGACGTGCTGATCGCCACCCCGGGCCGGCTGCTCGACCATACCGAGCGCGGCGGATTGCTGCTCACCGGCGTCGAACTTTTGGTCATCGACGAAGCCGACCGCATGCTGGACATGGGCTTCATTCCCGACATCGAGCGAGTCTGCAAGCTGGTCCCCTTCACCCGGCAGACCCTTTTCTTCACCGCGACGATGCCGCCCGAAATTGCGCGCATCACCGAAACCTTCCTGCACAATCCGCAAAAGATCGAAGTTTCCAGGCCCGCGACGACCGCGGTCGGGGTGTCGCAGTTCCAGGTCAGCGTCGGCCGCGAGCCGCACGAGAAGCGTGACGTATTGCGCCGCCTCTTGCGCGACGCCAAGGATCTCAACAACGCGATTATCTTCTGCAATCGCAAGCGGGAAGTCGCCGTTGTTTACAAATCGCTGCAGAAGCACGGCTTCAGCGTCGGCGCCCTGCATGGCGACATGGATCAGTCCGCCCGCACCGCGGCACTCGACCAGTTCCGCAAGGGTGAAATTCCGCTGCTGGTCGCCTCCGACGTCGCGGCCCGCGGCCTGGATATCCCGGCCGTCAGTCACATCTTCAATTTCGACGTTCCCCATCATGCCGACGATTACGTCCACCGCATCGGCCGTACCGGCCGCGCCGGACGCACCGGCACCGCGATCTCGATGGTGACCTCGCTCGATCATAAATCGATCGTGGCGATCGAGAAGCTGATCGGCCAGGCCATTCCGAAGGCCGAAGGCGACTTTAGCGTTCGCACCGAATCGTCTGACGAGGAGCCCCGCCAATCGCGCGGGCGCGAAAGATCAAGGGAAGGATCAAGGGAAGGGTCACGCGAAGGATCCAGAGACCAAGCGCGAGAGGGTTCGCGGGAAGGTTCGCGCGGCGGCCGCAACAAGCCGCGCCGCGAACGTGAACCGCGACGCGCTAGCGGCAGCGGCCGTGATCCCAAGCCGCAGCCGGACGCGCCGGTCGAGGCGTTCACGCCCCCCACCCCCGCTCCGGCCTCGCGCGTGCCTTCGATCGGCCGCGCCGAACCGCGGCGAACCCAGCGCGAACCGGATGCGGAGCCCGCGGATCATTCGCATCTTCCCGCATTCCTGCTGAGACCCGTTCGCGCCCGCGTGTGA
- a CDS encoding caspase family protein, whose protein sequence is MNWLSFKVALAGSLAACLVAFSAPAHAEKRVALVIGNNDYKNVPKLQKAVNDARTMGDTLKQLGFNVMVAENQNRQAFSETLLAFDRAVDAGDTAFFFYAGHGFEIAGQNFLLPTDVPAATEGQEELVRDASVLADRIIERLQNKKVRTAILVFDACRNNPFERAGTRAVAGGGGLAPMTQLPEGVFSVFSAGPRQTALDRLSNDDANPNSVFTRTFAKELLQPGENLVQVAQHTRRLVSEMADTVKHKQIPVYFDQMVDDVFLNGTAGKAQPDASAKPAELPQKVAALPPVSVPRVPKEDSVNAPIAAFSRHNGGWTVTFSIADPTLGISWRMGEAGDFRDTGFIDTLDPRTRKRMPNPSIELAADAPAGTIQVRYVDTSGDMQGPFPIRFDPEAALIRDQRKILDMTATSWLSFREFNGLLVYYTHLMSYRCAIREVRVGIDSAVPDRVLKMPLCDSRDPLVIPHDAQPYLKLAPQTQSVSVELTYRDGSVSEIKSFRR, encoded by the coding sequence ATGAACTGGCTATCGTTCAAGGTCGCATTGGCGGGGAGCCTCGCGGCGTGCCTCGTGGCGTTCTCCGCGCCCGCCCACGCCGAAAAGCGCGTAGCACTCGTGATCGGCAACAACGATTATAAAAACGTCCCCAAATTGCAGAAGGCGGTCAACGACGCCCGCACCATGGGCGATACGCTAAAGCAGCTCGGCTTCAACGTCATGGTGGCGGAGAACCAGAACCGGCAGGCGTTTTCCGAAACGTTGCTGGCGTTCGACAGGGCGGTCGACGCAGGCGACACCGCGTTCTTCTTCTATGCCGGCCACGGCTTTGAAATCGCCGGCCAGAATTTTCTGCTGCCGACCGACGTTCCGGCCGCGACCGAGGGCCAGGAAGAGCTGGTGCGCGACGCCTCCGTGCTCGCCGACCGCATCATCGAGCGGTTGCAGAACAAGAAAGTGCGAACCGCGATCCTGGTGTTCGACGCCTGCCGCAACAATCCGTTCGAGCGCGCCGGCACCCGCGCGGTCGCCGGCGGTGGCGGGCTGGCGCCGATGACGCAATTGCCGGAGGGCGTCTTCTCGGTGTTTTCGGCGGGACCGCGGCAGACCGCACTCGATCGCCTGTCGAATGACGACGCCAACCCGAATTCGGTATTCACGCGAACCTTTGCGAAGGAGTTGCTGCAGCCCGGAGAAAACCTCGTGCAGGTCGCGCAGCACACGCGCCGGCTCGTGAGCGAGATGGCGGACACCGTCAAGCACAAGCAGATCCCGGTTTACTTCGATCAGATGGTCGACGACGTGTTCCTGAACGGCACGGCGGGCAAGGCGCAGCCGGACGCCTCCGCAAAACCTGCCGAACTGCCGCAGAAGGTGGCGGCGCTGCCGCCGGTGTCGGTGCCGCGCGTGCCGAAGGAAGATTCCGTCAACGCCCCGATCGCCGCGTTCTCGCGCCACAATGGCGGCTGGACGGTGACGTTCTCGATCGCCGATCCGACGCTCGGGATTTCCTGGCGGATGGGGGAGGCCGGCGATTTCCGCGATACCGGCTTCATCGACACGCTCGATCCGCGCACCCGCAAGCGGATGCCCAATCCGTCGATCGAACTTGCCGCCGACGCACCCGCCGGCACCATCCAGGTCCGTTATGTCGACACCTCGGGCGACATGCAGGGACCGTTTCCGATCCGGTTTGACCCTGAGGCTGCGCTGATCCGCGACCAGCGGAAAATCCTCGATATGACGGCGACGAGCTGGCTGTCGTTTCGCGAATTCAACGGGCTCCTGGTCTATTACACGCACCTGATGTCGTATCGCTGCGCGATCCGCGAAGTCCGCGTCGGCATCGACAGCGCGGTCCCGGACAGGGTTTTGAAGATGCCGCTTTGCGATTCCAGGGACCCGCTCGTCATTCCGCACGACGCGCAGCCTTACCTGAAGCTCGCGCCGCAGACCCAATCGGTCTCGGTGGAGCTGACCTACCGCGACGGCAGCGTGTCGGAGATCAAGAGTTTTCGGCGTTAA